ACTTGTCCTGAACTAGTTTGAGCGTCTACCCGGACGCTCGCGGCCTGCGGGTCCGCCTTTGCGCATGGCGCACGACGATCGCGATAACATAGAACTCGAGCGGAAGGACTCAGGGTCAGGCCCTCGCCTTCCCGACAAGCGTCCACGATTTTCGTTGTGGATCTACCTCGCCATCTTTCTGGCGCTCATCGTCCACATTCTGCTCTTCATCAATAGTGCAGACCCCAACTCGATCGAATACAGCACGTTTCTGGACTACGTTGAAAAGGGATACGTGTCCGAAGTGGTTGTTGTCAACGATTCACGGATCAATGGCAAATACGTCGATTCAGCGGTTCAGAACGAGCTGGTCAAGGTTGCCCGTCCTCGCCAGGATTTCCTTTCAGCGTCGTCGGCCGACCAGGGGAAGATATTCAGCACCGTCAAGCCGTCGGATCATGAACTGACGCAGTTCCTGCGTGAGCACAACGAGAAGGCCAAACAGGCCGGCGATGCCACGATTCAATTCAGTGCCCGGCAAGAAGAGAACTGGTTTGCAGGGCTTCTGACGTGGGTTTTCCCGTTGCTGCTGCTGGTCGTTCTATGGGTTTTCCTGATCCGGAGAATGAATCCCGGAAGTCAGGTTCTGAGCATCGGCAAGAACAAGGCAGTACTCTTTGACGCGATGGGCGATCATCGGCTGACATTCAAGGATGTTGCCGGGCTGGAAGAAGCGAAGGAAGAGGTGGCTGAAGTCGTTGAGTTCTTGCGCTCTCCCAAGAAGTTTACGAGGCTCGGTGGCAAGCTCCCGAAAGGGGTTTTGCTCGTTGGGCCGCCGGGAACGGGGAAAACGCTTCTCGCCAAGGCGGTGGCGGGCGAAGCGGGCACGCCGTTCTTCTCCCTGTCAGGATCAGACTTCGTTGAGATGTTTGTCGGTGTTGGCGCCGCGCGAGTGCGTGACCTGTTCCGTCAGGCAAAGGAAAAGGCGCCGTGCATCATCTTCATTGACGAGATCGACGCTATCGGGCGCTCAAGAGGACGGGGTATGATGATGGGCGCCAACGACGAACGGGAAAACACACTCAACCAGCTCCTGGTCGAGATGGACGGTTTCAACACCGACAAGGGTGTGATCATCATGGCTGCCACGAACCGTCCCGACGTGCTTGACACGGCTCTCCTGCGACCAGGCCGATTTGACCGGCAGGTCCTCATTGACAAACCCGATCGGCTGGAACGAGCAGAGATATTCAAGGTGCACACGCGCGAGCTGATTCTCTCCGATAATGTCGATTGTGATCATCTCGCGGCCCAGACACCGGGTTTTGCGGGTGCCGAGATTGCAAACGTGTGTAACGAGGCCGCGCTGCTGGCCGCCCGGGAGGACAAGGAATCGATTGAGATGGAGGACTTCGAGAAAGCCATCGATCGCGTCATCGGCGGCCTGGAAAAGAAGAACAAGTTGATCTCGCCCGAGGAGAAGGAAATCGTTGCATATCACGAGGCGGGACACGCCATAGCCGGCTGGTATCTCGAAAACACGGACCCGGTTGTGAAGGTATCAATCGTGCCGCGAGGGCTCGCCGCGCTGGGGTATGCGCAATATCTGCCCGAAGAGCGATATCTGTACACGAAAGAGGCCCTTGAGGATCGCATGACGATGGCGATCGGTGGACGAGTTGCGGAGGAGATAGTCTTCGGCCGGATTTCGACGGGGGCCCAGAACGACCTTGAGCGCATCACGAAGATGGCCTATGCCATGGTTGTCGACTACGGGATGAGCGATCGTGTTGGTGCTGTGAGTTTTAATCTTTCCGGGGCGGCCAGTGAGGGCCCGATTTTCGACAAGCCGTACTCGGAAGACACGGCGCGGATCATCGATGAAGAGGTGAAGCGCATCATCGGGAGCGTACGCGAGCGGGCCCGTGAACTGCTGACTGAGAAGCGCGACAAGCTCGAGGATATGGCCCAGGCGCTGCTTGAGAAGGAAGTGCTGGGTCCGAAAGAGCTTGTTGCCATTCTGGGCGACCGGCCTTTCGGGGACTATATGAACATCAACGGACAGGACGAAGCGAAGACCGATGATGTTGTGGGCAGTGAGGAAGAGCTGGCACCGCCGTCGGATATGCCGGAGAGCGGCGATGGCACGCAGCTGCTACCAGAAGAGGATGCTGACAGCCCGGCGCCTGCCTGAGCCGGGAGACAGGTACTCCAGAGCACGGGATCGACGAGCGTCGGTCCCTTTTTTTGTGCTCATGCATTCTTGATACCGATCCAGTGATCTATAGCGATTAATCGAATTGATACAGACTGTCTACGGTTCGAGCCTGGGAGCCCCAATCACCGCAAGTAGCCTCTTCGGGCTGTTTTCGTTCTATCAGCCGGTTATTCCGGCAGGACGCTGGACGCCAACCCAACATTTTCTTCATCCCCTTCATTGTTGCGTGAACCCGACCCGCCGTATATTACGCGACTGTTTGTATTGCGGGGACGGCGATTGCCGGGACCGCGCCACCAACCTGATCTAATCGTGCCTACGATTCAACAATTAGTCCGAAAGGGTCGTCACCCGAAGGTGAAGACGACGAAGTCGCCGGCACTTAGCTCGTGTCCGCAAAAGCGCGGTGTTTGCACTCGCGTGTACACGACTACGCCGAAGAAGCCGAATTCGGCACTTCGGAAAGTGGCCAAGGTGCGCCTGACCAACGGAGTGGAGGTCATTGCCTACATCCCCGGTGAGGGTCATAATCTGCAGGAGCATTCCATCGTCCTCGTGCGTGGGGGCAGAGTCAAGGACCTGCCTGGTGTCAAGTACCACATCGTTCGTGGTGCCCTGGATGCATCCGGGGTCGAAGATCGGATGCAATCACGCTCCAAGTATGGCGCGAAGAAGCCGAAGGTCTAACTCCTGATCGTGGAATCCCCGGCATCGCAGCCGGCGGAATTAAGCATTACCGAGTCGATATGCGTAGAAAAAGTGCGGACAGAAGGCAGGTTGTTGCCGATCCGATTTATCACGACGAACTGGTTTCCCGTTTCGTGAACAGCGTTATGAAGGAAGGGAAGAAGAGTATTGCTCAGCGCATTGTGTATAACGCGTTTCGAGCAATCGAGGAGCGAACGAGCGAGCCCGGTATCGAGGTGTTTCGCAAAGCCGTGAACAACGCGGCTCCGCTCGTCGAGGTTCGTTCGAGACGGGTCGGCGGTGCAACGTATCAGGTCCCGATCGAGGTGCGTCCGGAGCGCCGCACCGCGCTGGCGTTTCGCTGGATCATCCAGTACGCCCGCGCTAGAAATGACAAAAGTATGGCCAATCGCCTGGCAAATGAGTTGATGAGCGCTGCCAAAGGTGAAGGCGGTGCCATCAAGAAGAAGGACGACACGCACCGCATGGCAGAGGCTAACAAAGCGTTCGCGCACTTCCGCTTCTAGGTGCTCGATAGTTTAGATAGATAGAGTTATGGCGGAGAAAAAAGTACCACTCGAGAAAACGCGCAACATCGGCATCATGGCCCACATTGATGCCGGGAAGACTACGACCACGGAGCGCATCCTGTTTTATACGGGACGCCTGCACCGCATGGGTGAGGTGCATGAGGGCGGTGCGACCATGGACTGGATGGAACAGGAAAAGGAGCGGGGCATCACCATCACGAGCGCCGCCACCACGTGTTCATGGAAGGACAGTCGAATCAACATCATCGACACGCCGGGCCACGTTGACTTTACGGTCGAAGTCGAACGCTCGCTGCGAGTGCTGGATGGAGCCGTCGCCCTGTTTTGTTCGGTTGGCGGCGTGGAGCCACAGTCCGAAACCGTTTGGCGTCAGGCGGACAAGTATGGCGTTCCCCGCATCGCCTTTGTGAACAAGATGGATCGCACCGGTGCCGATTTCGCGGTTGCTGTCCAGATGATGAAGGACCGCCTGAAGGCCAATGCCGTTCCGGTACAGATCCCGATCGGCGAGGGAGACATGTTCCGCGGAGTGATCGACCTGATCACGAACAAGGCCATCGTGTGGCACGACGACAAGCAGGGAATCACGTGGGACGAGATCGATGTCCCAGGTGACCTCGTCAAGGAAACGCGGCACTGGCGAATCAATTTGCTGGAGGCGGTGGCAGAGCACAACGACGCGCTCCTCATGAAGTACCTCGAGGGCGAGGAGATCACCGCCGAAGAGCTCAAGGCCACGGTTCGAAAGGCAACACTGAGTCTCGATATCACGCCGGTGTTCTGCGGATCAGCCTTCAAAAACAAAGGCGTGCAGAGACTTCTCGACGGCGTGATCGATTATCTCCCGAGCCCGAAAGACGTGCCGGCTGTGACGGGTATGGCTCCGCGCATGGATGAGGAACAAGTCCGTGAAGCAGACCCCGACGCTCCGTTCAGTGCAATCGCCTTCAAAATCGCTACCGACCCGTATGTCGGGAAGTTGACATTTTTCCGGGTGTACAGCGGTACGCTCAAGAAGGGCCAGCAGGTTCTCAACGCTTCGATCGAGAAGAAGGAGCGCGTGGGACGCATTCTCTTCATGCACGCGAATTCCCGTGAGGACGTCGATGAGGTGTGTGCGGGAGATATCGCCGCCGCCGTCGGGCTCAAGAACGTTCGCACAGGCGATACGCTCGCCGACGTGAACAACCCGATCGTGCT
This DNA window, taken from Rhodothermales bacterium, encodes the following:
- the rpsG gene encoding 30S ribosomal protein S7: MRRKSADRRQVVADPIYHDELVSRFVNSVMKEGKKSIAQRIVYNAFRAIEERTSEPGIEVFRKAVNNAAPLVEVRSRRVGGATYQVPIEVRPERRTALAFRWIIQYARARNDKSMANRLANELMSAAKGEGGAIKKKDDTHRMAEANKAFAHFRF
- a CDS encoding 30S ribosomal protein S12; translated protein: MPTIQQLVRKGRHPKVKTTKSPALSSCPQKRGVCTRVYTTTPKKPNSALRKVAKVRLTNGVEVIAYIPGEGHNLQEHSIVLVRGGRVKDLPGVKYHIVRGALDASGVEDRMQSRSKYGAKKPKV
- the fusA gene encoding elongation factor G, which encodes MAEKKVPLEKTRNIGIMAHIDAGKTTTTERILFYTGRLHRMGEVHEGGATMDWMEQEKERGITITSAATTCSWKDSRINIIDTPGHVDFTVEVERSLRVLDGAVALFCSVGGVEPQSETVWRQADKYGVPRIAFVNKMDRTGADFAVAVQMMKDRLKANAVPVQIPIGEGDMFRGVIDLITNKAIVWHDDKQGITWDEIDVPGDLVKETRHWRINLLEAVAEHNDALLMKYLEGEEITAEELKATVRKATLSLDITPVFCGSAFKNKGVQRLLDGVIDYLPSPKDVPAVTGMAPRMDEEQVREADPDAPFSAIAFKIATDPYVGKLTFFRVYSGTLKKGQQVLNASIEKKERVGRILFMHANSREDVDEVCAGDIAAAVGLKNVRTGDTLADVNNPIVLEKMDFPEPVIRIAIEPKTKADNDKLGVGLQKLAEEDPTFRVSTDDETGQTIIAGMGELHLEIIVDRLKREFKVEANVGKPQVAYREAIRGTVDEHYIHKKQTGGRGQFAEVYIEIGPSESGVGLEFVDEIRGGSIPREFIPSVEKGLRSAMNQGPLAGYPLEGVKARLYDGKFHNVDSDQMAFEVAGRMAFRDAARKAKPVIMEPIMEVEVVTPEEYMGDVIGDLNSRRGRIQSMG
- the hflB gene encoding ATP-dependent zinc metalloprotease FtsH, whose translation is MAHDDRDNIELERKDSGSGPRLPDKRPRFSLWIYLAIFLALIVHILLFINSADPNSIEYSTFLDYVEKGYVSEVVVVNDSRINGKYVDSAVQNELVKVARPRQDFLSASSADQGKIFSTVKPSDHELTQFLREHNEKAKQAGDATIQFSARQEENWFAGLLTWVFPLLLLVVLWVFLIRRMNPGSQVLSIGKNKAVLFDAMGDHRLTFKDVAGLEEAKEEVAEVVEFLRSPKKFTRLGGKLPKGVLLVGPPGTGKTLLAKAVAGEAGTPFFSLSGSDFVEMFVGVGAARVRDLFRQAKEKAPCIIFIDEIDAIGRSRGRGMMMGANDERENTLNQLLVEMDGFNTDKGVIIMAATNRPDVLDTALLRPGRFDRQVLIDKPDRLERAEIFKVHTRELILSDNVDCDHLAAQTPGFAGAEIANVCNEAALLAAREDKESIEMEDFEKAIDRVIGGLEKKNKLISPEEKEIVAYHEAGHAIAGWYLENTDPVVKVSIVPRGLAALGYAQYLPEERYLYTKEALEDRMTMAIGGRVAEEIVFGRISTGAQNDLERITKMAYAMVVDYGMSDRVGAVSFNLSGAASEGPIFDKPYSEDTARIIDEEVKRIIGSVRERARELLTEKRDKLEDMAQALLEKEVLGPKELVAILGDRPFGDYMNINGQDEAKTDDVVGSEEELAPPSDMPESGDGTQLLPEEDADSPAPA